One Pelobates fuscus isolate aPelFus1 chromosome 8, aPelFus1.pri, whole genome shotgun sequence genomic window carries:
- the RMI2 gene encoding recQ-mediated genome instability protein 2 yields the protein MEDTGTKPGSGGDPHLFDYPPVKMLADRLKECKKRAGSAASSPFILERPCGCALDIGLVWMQGSVIVVRPAGGATIRLTDGTHTFTVCGADKVPKGKPFLLPGKYVMVMGVVLSCNPEPVLRAVKITDLSENPVHQTMWKYEVDDLHKILNSKICIC from the exons ATGGAGGATACCGGCACTAAGCCGGGGTCCGGCGGAGACCCCCATTTATTTGACTATCCTCCCGTGAAAATGTTAGCGGACCGGCTCAAGGAGTGCAAGAAACGCGCGGGCTCCGCCGCTTCCTCCCCGTTCATCCTGGAGCGGCCGTGCGGCTGCGCCCTGGACATTGGGCTGGTGTGGATGCAGGGCTCGGTGATAGTGGTCCGGCCAGCAGGGGGCGCCACTATCCGCCTGACCGATGGCACTCACACATTTACTGTGTGCGGGGCAGACAAGGTGCCCAAGGGCAAACCCTTCCTGCTGCCAG gaAAATATGTGATGGTAATGGGAGTGGTGTTGTCTTGCAATCCTGAGCCTGTTTTACGTGCAGTGAAGATTACAGATTTATCAGAAAATCCTGTACACCAGACCATGTGGAAGTACGAAGTGGATGATTTGCATAAAATATTGAattctaaaatttgtatttgctag